A window of Desulfobacterales bacterium contains these coding sequences:
- a CDS encoding thioredoxin family protein, whose amino-acid sequence MANDETVISEWARQTENPRSIRIFLSQDNRSEDFREFADRMETLAPAVRIGTEYEADDSLPEIRIQPNITYQAVPQGHELKPFLEILSGLTKEAQARHLADTDVLEKISMPAILKVYISPECHFCPQTVQSLASLAMHQEMIHLVIIDGTMFPEKAAADKVSSVPTVFLDDQFRWAGNVELPELIDILVNRDPAQLSSETLKQILYDGKASDLAKMMADWGKVFPGIYSLLTHTEWPVRLGAMATVEYLGEHRQDLIAEVVNALWEEFEELDEPVKADILYLFGETAHPEARPKIEAVLAGDYSDLVKEAAKEAMAAYA is encoded by the coding sequence ATGGCAAACGATGAGACAGTCATTTCGGAATGGGCCCGGCAAACGGAAAATCCCCGCTCCATACGGATATTTTTAAGCCAGGACAACCGGAGCGAGGATTTTCGGGAGTTTGCGGACCGGATGGAAACCCTGGCCCCGGCGGTCCGGATCGGGACCGAATATGAGGCGGATGATTCACTGCCCGAAATCCGGATACAGCCGAATATTACCTATCAGGCCGTGCCGCAGGGCCATGAACTAAAGCCGTTTCTTGAAATTCTTTCCGGCCTTACCAAAGAAGCCCAGGCCCGGCATCTCGCGGACACGGATGTTCTGGAAAAAATCAGCATGCCGGCGATCTTAAAAGTCTATATCAGCCCGGAATGTCACTTCTGTCCCCAGACCGTCCAATCGCTGGCTTCCCTGGCCATGCATCAGGAAATGATCCATTTGGTGATAATTGACGGGACCATGTTCCCGGAAAAAGCGGCTGCAGATAAAGTCAGTTCCGTGCCCACGGTGTTTCTGGATGATCAGTTCCGCTGGGCCGGCAATGTGGAGCTGCCGGAACTCATCGATATTCTGGTCAACCGGGATCCGGCCCAGCTTAGCAGCGAGACGCTCAAGCAGATCCTCTATGACGGCAAAGCCTCGGATCTGGCCAAAATGATGGCGGACTGGGGCAAGGTGTTTCCCGGCATATACAGCCTCCTTACCCATACGGAGTGGCCGGTACGGCTGGGGGCCATGGCCACGGTGGAATATCTGGGTGAACACCGGCAGGATTTGATCGCTGAGGTGGTAAACGCCCTGTGGGAGGAGTTTGAAGAGCTTGATGAACCGGTTAAGGCGGATATCCTTTATCTTTTTGGCGAAACCGCCCATCCGGAAGCCCGGCCGAAGATAGAAGCCGTGCTGGCGGGTGATTACTCGGATCTGGTCAAGGAGGCGGCCAAGGAGGCCATGGCGGCTTATGCTTAA
- a CDS encoding MBL fold metallo-hydrolase, protein MLNLIDLDIPSLGYTRFISAWVYQGGAGAFLVDPGPTCTVDRLCEALAARGVNKLDLILLTHIHMDHAGSIGHMAERFPEATIVCHEKAVPHLIDPARLWEGSLKTLGHVAEVYGEIKPVPEDRVSSDYQIDFAGGIRAVDTPGHAPHHLCFVFDDELFCGELFGIFQDLGGRIYLRPATPPRFVADAFFRSMDEITPHIHRTLRFAHYGNHPDGMQILCLARDQLQLWIDIIRGHAQNPDMEAIIEDLTARDPIYHQIHELPPAIYDRERHFTRNSINGILGYLTSAG, encoded by the coding sequence ATGCTTAATTTAATTGATCTCGACATACCGTCCCTGGGCTATACCCGGTTTATTTCCGCCTGGGTCTATCAGGGCGGGGCGGGCGCCTTTCTGGTCGATCCCGGTCCGACCTGCACCGTTGACCGTCTGTGCGAGGCTCTGGCGGCGCGGGGCGTAAACAAACTGGATCTGATCCTTTTAACCCACATCCATATGGATCATGCGGGAAGCATCGGGCATATGGCAGAGCGGTTTCCGGAGGCAACGATCGTCTGCCATGAAAAGGCGGTGCCGCACCTGATCGATCCGGCCCGTCTGTGGGAAGGCTCACTTAAAACCCTGGGCCATGTGGCGGAAGTTTACGGCGAGATCAAGCCGGTGCCCGAGGATCGGGTTTCGTCGGATTACCAGATTGATTTCGCCGGCGGCATCCGGGCCGTTGACACCCCCGGCCATGCCCCGCACCATCTTTGTTTCGTGTTTGACGACGAGCTTTTCTGCGGCGAGCTGTTCGGGATTTTCCAGGATCTGGGCGGCCGGATTTATCTGCGGCCGGCCACCCCGCCCCGGTTTGTCGCGGATGCCTTTTTTAGATCCATGGATGAAATTACGCCGCACATTCACCGCACCCTCCGGTTCGCCCATTACGGGAACCACCCGGACGGCATGCAAATTTTGTGCCTGGCCCGGGATCAGCTCCAATTATGGATCGATATTATCCGCGGGCACGCGCAAAATCCGGATATGGAGGCCATTATCGAGGACCTGACGGCGCGGGATCCCATTTATCATCAAATCCATGAACTGCCGCCGGCCATTTATGACCGCGAGCGTCACTTTACCCGGAATTCCATCAACGGGATTCTGGGTTATCTGACATCCGCCGGGTGA